The Salvelinus namaycush isolate Seneca chromosome 13, SaNama_1.0, whole genome shotgun sequence genome includes a region encoding these proteins:
- the LOC120057855 gene encoding death-associated protein-like 1-A: MVQLSKSGVRESPELKAGHPPAVKAGGKRVVKKSCEESHATHHVNPEREHKVPKPRSAATSSRMQQISVLMSGTLDKLGHDFPETPVSVKHSRLRPAMEKAHSPAFKSSFCIQQPKKF, encoded by the exons ATGGTGCAACTATCTAAATctggagtgagagagagtcccGAATTGAAGGCTGGCCATCCTCCAGCAG TGAAGGCTGGGGGGAAACGAGTGGTCAAGAAAAGCTGTGAGGAGAGTCATGCCACCCACCATGTGAACCCAGAGAGGGAACACAAAGTTCCCAAACCCAG ATCTGCAGCCACCTCCAGCAGAATGCAGCAAATCAGTGTCTTGATGTCAGGAACACTTGACAAG TTGGGACATGACTTCCCAGAGACCCCAGTAAGTGTGAAACACAGCAGACTCAGACCTGCTATGGAGAAGGCACACTCGCCAGCTTTCAAGTCCAGCTTCTGCATCCAGCAACCGAAAAAGTTCTGA